In Salmo trutta chromosome 37, fSalTru1.1, whole genome shotgun sequence, the following proteins share a genomic window:
- the LOC115176389 gene encoding pre-B-cell leukemia transcription factor-interacting protein 1 isoform X2 encodes MSDSGGAANSNSWTVLTAEETVAETLRPVEERTEHHEDTPSHTAAEKPTESRSGEDAVSAEESHSVKLQQETQETQPERDKDYTHDLPFDPVPDSTPALDSTSASVAPPSSLLEVPAPTGLDPDTHSQSRSLPANPAPPISDPDSFSDSYTHISSSPDLEEPPALLLNTEPLEEVGLVQEVEGYIQDVHHHYEEGLGQEEEESDLSEVGAKTDSHLEAEVVGEEEGVSGVRRRRGSLLAALERIGREEEEEEEEEFRIPQQREQEETGFSLNKCILGAVILLGLGTIFFSEGDYDARELRETEVVGKQEWLNPEVPLPPPVDVDSTDQLNKLAKEDPRIAVLQAQLLAQKEELKVAQKEAEDGGKERKKREEVEKEHGRLKKEMTSLPVLQKENERMKRELESVPVLQKDLETLRATVTELKHSTAKEAASPPVSASVLPPSGQTGDDTQNTAGTIEREGKKPGKGEKTDKELKGGKTDWNKGGKTDWNKGGKTDCNKGGKTDWNKGGKTDWNKGGKTDWNKGGKTDWNKGGKTDWNKGGKTDWNKGGKTDWNKGGKTDWNKGGKTDWNKGGKTDWNKEGKTDCKVEKEWRRGKYDPEKEGKEKEWKKKEDKKGEWKKDKSSRGNEGEPWKDRGNKMEWKEKSEKKDWKVEKDWKKGKPERWSDSKEWKKGKDERNGKEEKNQKKGGYNKGRDEWKGEKEWKNDKDDYKDLGKGWKERGEKKEWKGEKEWKGEKEWKGEKEWKGEKEWKGEKDWTKKDRKKDVSKEWKSKDNRRENEWSDGNRKMEGLKEERNGGNWKKDRGNDKYEKDHHYSKEGQKERRKREKGPPQTHHRPPLEQPDYWSHQRERLQHKPNPQTHCSSVEACAQAEGLLPVTMPEFEALLLGYLVKAERVGVEASKREELSKLTKEFFSDGVFVHDQMRFKDFVEDVDDILEDMVEDEEVEEEMDDFEEEAMNRFSVPGGGEREKWRKESERGRV; translated from the exons ATGTCTGACAGCGGTGGTGCTGCCAACAGCAATAGCTGGACTGTCCTTACAGCAGAG GAGACTGTTGCTGAGACACTGAGGCCtgtagaggagagaacagagcacCATGAAGAtacacccagtcatactgctgcagagaaacctacag aGAGTAGGTCTGGGGAGGATGCAGTGTCTGCTGAAGAGTCTCACTCTGTGAAGCTACAGCAG GAGACCCAGGAAACACAACCAGAGAGAGACAAGGATTATACCCATGACCTTCCCTTTGACCCTGTCCCTGACTCAACCCCTGCCCTTGACTCCACCTCTGCTAGTGTTGCTCCTCCGAGCTCTCTGTTAGAAGTCCCCGCCCCCACAGGCCTTGACCCAGATACACACAGCCAATCCAGAAGCCTCCCTGCGAACCCAGCCCCTCCCATCTCTGACCCTGATTCGTTCTCTGACTCCTACACCCACATTAGCTCCTCCCCCGACCTTGAAGAGCCCCCTGCCTTGCTGCTCAACACTGAGCCACTGGAAGAGGTGGGGCTTGTACAGGAAGTGGAGGGATATATACAGGATGTGCATCATCATTATGAGGAGGGGCTTgggcaggaagaggaggagtctGATCTGTCTGAGGTCGGGGCCAAGACAG ACTCCCATCTGGAAGCAGaggtggtgggggaggaggaaggggtgtcaggggtgaggaggaggagggggtctcTCCTGGCGGCTCTGGAGCGGATcggaagggaagaggaggaggaggaggaggaggagttccGGATTCCGCAGCAGAGGGAGCAAGAGGAGACTGGTTTCTCTCTCAACAAGTGCATCCTAGGAGCTGTCATACTGCTGGGCCTCGGAACCATCTTCTTCTCAG AGGGGGACTATGATGCCAGGGAGCTGAGAGAAACAGAGGTGGTGGGAAAACAG GAATGGCTGAATCCTGAGGTTCCTCTTCCACCACCTGTAGATGTTGACAGTACAGACCAACTGAATAAACTGGCTAAAGAAGACCCACGGATAGCTGTACTGCAAGCCCAACTCCTG gCACAGAAAGAGGAGCTAAAAGTAGCCCAGAAGGAGGcggaggatggagggaaggagagaaagaagagggaggaggtggagaaggagcaCGGTAGGCTGAAGAAAGAGATGACGTCGCTCCCTGTCCTTCAGAAGGAGAACGAGAGGATGAAGAGAGAGCTGGAGTCTGTTCCTGTCTTACAGAAGGATCTAGAGACACTCAGAGCCACAGTGACAGAACTaaaacacagcacag CCAAAGAAGCAGCTTCACCTCCAGTCTCTGCCTCTGTCCTGCCCCCCTCTGGCCAAACTGGGGATGACACCCAGAACACAGCCggaacgatagagagagagggcaagaaaCCAGGGAAGGGAGAGAAAACGGATAAAGAGTTGAAGGGAGGGAAGACGGATTGGAATAAGGGAGGTAAGACGGATTGGAATAAGGGAGGTAAGACGGATTGTAATAAGGGAGGGAAGACGGATTGGAATAAGGGAGGGAAGACGGATTGGAATAAGGGAGGTAAGACGGATTGGAATAAGGGAGGTAAGACGGATTGGAATAAGGGAGGTAAGACGGATTGGAATAAGGGAGGGAAGACGGATTGGAATAAGGGAGGGAAGACGGATTGGAATAAGGGAGGGAAGACGGATTGGAATAAGGGAGGGAAGACGGATTGGAATAAGGGAGGGAAGACGGATTGGAATAAGGAAGGGAAGACGGATTGTAAGGTAGAAAAAGAGTGGAGACGTGGAAAATATGACCCGGAGAAAGAAGGAAAAGAGAAAGAGTGGAAGAAGAAAGAAGACAAGAAGGGAGAATGGAAGAAAGATAAATCTAGCAGAGGGAATGAGGGCGAACCATGGAAGGACAGAGGAAACAAGATGGAATGGAAGGAGAAGAGTGAGAAAAAAGACTGGAAGGTGGAGAAAGATTGGAAAAAGGGAAAACCTGAAAGATGGAGTGATAGCAAGGAGTGGAAAAAAGGCAAGGATGAGCGGAATGGAAAAGAGgagaaaaatcaaaagaaaggaGGTTATAATAAGGGCAGGGATGagtggaagggagagaaggagtggAAGAATGACAAGGATGACTATAAGGACCTTGGCaaaggatggaaggagagaggagagaaaaaggagtGGAAGGGAGAGAAG GagtggaagggagagaaggagtggaagggagagaaggagtggaagggagagaaggagtggaagggagagaaggaTTGGACAAAGAAGGACAGAAAGAAAGATGTCAGTAAAGAGTGGAAGAGTAAGGACAACAGGAGAGAAAATGAGTGGTCTGATGGAAATAGAAAGATGGAAGgattgaaggaggagagaaacggTGGAAACTGGAAAAAGGACAGAGGGAATGACAAGTACGAGAAGGACCACCACTACTCCAAGGAAgggcagaaagagaggagaaagagagaaaagggccCTCCCCAAACCCACCACCGACCCCCCCTTGAGCAACCTGACTACTGGAGTCACCAGAGAGAACGACTGCAGCACAAACCCAACCCTCAAACCCACTGCAGTTCAGTGGAGGCCTGCGCCCAGGCAGAGGGGCTGCTCCCTGTCACCATGCCGGAGTTTGAGGCCCTGCTCCTGGGTTACCTGGTCAAGGCAgagagggtgggggtggaggCCTCCAAGAGGGAGGAGCTCAGTAAGCTAACCAAGGAGTTCTTCAGTGACGGAGTGTTCGTTCACGACCAGATGCGCTTCAAGGACTTTGTGGAGGATGTGGATGACATCTTAGAGGATATGGTGGAGgatgaggaggtagaggaggagatggatgaCTTTGAGGAAGAGGCAATGAACAGGTTTTCAGTtccagggggaggagagagggagaagtggaggaaggagagtgagagaggacgGGTGTGA